From Daucus carota subsp. sativus chromosome 6, DH1 v3.0, whole genome shotgun sequence:
TAATTTGTCGTTATATTACATTTCGTTTTCGAAATTTTGATGAAGATAATAGGAAATTGTAATTGATTGACAATTTACTTGTTTAATTTAGCAATGGATCACCTCACCGAACACAAATGCTGAATGTGACCCCGTACCTGACGGACGATCTGCTTTCTCAAATTTTGGATCGCCTTCCGGTCAAGACTCTGTTGCAATGTAGATGTGTTTGTAAACCATGGTGTTCTCTCATTGATAGTCCGCGTTTTGTCAAATTACATCTCAAGAGGTCCGCTGAATGCAACAAAAATAGGAGTGTTGTTATTCGAGGTTTTTATGCTTACTTGGCGGATTTTGATTCTCTGGAAGACAATTCTACTGCTGTAATAATTGATGAACCACTTAGGAGTGTTCTCCGCGGTACTGGACTTGTGGGTTCGTGCAATGGCTTACTCTGCTTGTATCAACAGAAGATGGATATTTTCATTTGGAACCCTGCAATGAGAAAGTGCAAGCAGTTACCTACAGCACCAGCTGATTTTGTTTGTCCTTTCAGCGTTGATCCGTTTTTCCTACGTGGCTTTGGGTATGATGCTGTTAATGATGATTACAAGGTCCTGAGAATTCTTCATCCTGATGGTCGTGAGGCAGGCTCGAAGGTTATAGTTTACAGCCTAAAAAGTGACTCATGGAAAAGGCTTCCAGATATTTCTTATCCCTACCAAATAGTTCGAGATTTGGGTATGTTTCTGGGTGGAGCTCTGCATTGGATTGCAGTTACGACTCTGGGTGTTGAAATCTGCCTAATAATTCTTGCTTTTGATCTTGGTGTTGAAAATTATAAGGAGATCCCATTACCTAATCTTCGATTCAAGAAATCTAATAAGTTGAATCTATGTACCTTTGCGGATTCCCTTTGTGTGCTCCTACTCGAAGCTGACATTCGTATAGACGTATGGTTGATGAATAATTATGGGGATGGAAATTCGTGGTGCAAGCTATTTTCACTAGAGCACACACAGTTAGTTAGTCCTTCTCTGTCTGTTAGGCCACTTGCTTTTTCAAAAAGTCGCAGGGATGTTCTTGTAGAAGTGAGTGACAAGAAGGTAATATGGTATAACCTTGACAGGAAGAATTTAAGGACGGTTAAGATTGCTAATATGCCAGCTGTGTTTCATGATATGGAAGTCTACACTGAAAGTCTTGTTCCACCTGACTACTTTTTAAGTTGCAATGGGAAGCAgccagaagaagaaaagaaacagAAGCGTCAACAAAAGAGGAATGAGAGGTAAACAAATTAATCCCTCTTGTCTTCCTTATCTAGGTTCTTGTACTGTATAACAAAATTATGATAT
This genomic window contains:
- the LOC108226360 gene encoding F-box protein CPR1, which gives rise to MLNVTPYLTDDLLSQILDRLPVKTLLQCRCVCKPWCSLIDSPRFVKLHLKRSAECNKNRSVVIRGFYAYLADFDSLEDNSTAVIIDEPLRSVLRGTGLVGSCNGLLCLYQQKMDIFIWNPAMRKCKQLPTAPADFVCPFSVDPFFLRGFGYDAVNDDYKVLRILHPDGREAGSKVIVYSLKSDSWKRLPDISYPYQIVRDLGMFLGGALHWIAVTTLGVEICLIILAFDLGVENYKEIPLPNLRFKKSNKLNLCTFADSLCVLLLEADIRIDVWLMNNYGDGNSWCKLFSLEHTQLVSPSLSVRPLAFSKSRRDVLVEVSDKKVIWYNLDRKNLRTVKIANMPAVFHDMEVYTESLVPPDYFLSCNGKQPEEEKKQKRQQKRNER